The segment GCCTTCCCAGATGATGTCGGTTACCCGTTGCGGATCGGCCTCGAGGGCTTTTCGCTTTTCCCGAATCGGTTCCAGCCCGGCGATCAGATACTGCGCCATGCGCTTCTTGCATTCCACGCAGCCGATCTCGGCTTTCCGGCACGCCGGATCGATTTCCGCAACGACTTCCTCCGGGGAATAGAGTTTGTGGAATTCGAAGACATTGCAGATTTCCGGATTGCCCGGGTCTTTCCTTCTGGCCCGGTTCGGGTCCGTCACCATGGTGGAAACCTTGGCGGCGATTTCCTCGGGGCTGTCTGCCAGGAAGATGGCATTGTTGTAACTTTTGCTCATTTTCCGCCGATCGAGCCCCAGGATTTTGGAAGTCGGGGTCAGGATGGCCTGTGGTTCGGGGAAGACATTCCCATAAAGGAAATTGAACCGTCTGGCGATTTCCCGGGTGATTTCGACATGCGGCACCTGATCGACACCGACCGGGACGGCATCGGCCCGATAGATGATGATGTCTGCCGCCTGCAGGACGGGATAGCCGAGAAAACCGAAGGTGGACAGGTCCTTGTTTTCGAGCTGGACGATCTGGTCCTTGTAGGTCGGATTCCGTTCGAGCCAGGGAACGGGTGTGATCATGGAGAGCAGCAGAAACAGCTCGGCATGTTCCTTGACGAGCGACTGGACGAAAAGTGTCGATTTTTCGGGCAGAAGGCCCGCACTCAGCCAGTCGATCACCATCTCGCGGATGTATTCGGGAATGGATTTTGGATTTTCATAATCGCTGGTGAGGGCATGCCAGTCCGCCACAAAGAAAAAGCATTGATATTGTTCCTGAAGCCTGGCCCAGTTGACCAGCGCCCCGTGATAGTTGCCCAAGTGCAGCCGCCCGGTTGGCCGCATGCCGCTGAGCACCCGCCGTATTTCGGTCATGATTCTGCAATCTCCTTTCGTATCGATGCCAATCGAAATTTTTCCTTTTAGCCCATTTTGCCCAAGGACTCAATCTTTAAAATGGTTAGGGCTGCTTGATCCTTCATTTGGATTGATCATTGGATGGCCAAGTGGCAGAGTTGCGGTGGATATTGGCAGCAACTCATCGTTTGTGATAGGGTTTTCTGGCGCGCCTCTGCCCGCCTGAATGCCTTCATGCGCAACTTGCGTTGCATTGCCGGATGAAGAATCGGCAGAACAGATAGACCTTCAACAGGACAGCAAATGAAAAGCCGAAAAAGAAAAACCCTCGCATGTTCAACCAGCCTGATCATCGCAACCGTCCTGCTGTTTCTTTGGATCACCAACAAGGGACAGCCTGCGGATATGCAAGGCGTTCTTGACAACACACTGCTGATCTTAAGCGCATTTGCAGTGATTGTTCTGATGTTTTTCATCTTCTTCGGTGATTTTTTTCATGACGACGGAACCATGCAAAAAAATCAGATCATCCTGATCCTGACGACAGTGATTTGCATCATTCAGGCTACGCTGGCCTTTGCCGTATATTCGATGAAACAGCTTGAATTCGAGAATGAATCGCTGAACAAGGCCAAGGCCATTTTTGCCACCATCAAGCAGGATTTGTCCAAACCGGATTTCAGGCTTGCCACGATTCAGAAAACCGATGAAATCAGTTCGATCTACATCACCGATGATCAGAAACGAGTCATCATGGCCCAGAATGCCAGTCTGATCGGACGCGTCGTCGAGGTGGATCCGCTCCGTTCATACCGCTTTCCGCTTGGAAATCGGGTGGTGGTGATGGATATTTCGGCTGAGTATCAGCGAAAGATG is part of the Desulfatirhabdium butyrativorans DSM 18734 genome and harbors:
- the trpS gene encoding tryptophan--tRNA ligase, whose product is MTEIRRVLSGMRPTGRLHLGNYHGALVNWARLQEQYQCFFFVADWHALTSDYENPKSIPEYIREMVIDWLSAGLLPEKSTLFVQSLVKEHAELFLLLSMITPVPWLERNPTYKDQIVQLENKDLSTFGFLGYPVLQAADIIIYRADAVPVGVDQVPHVEITREIARRFNFLYGNVFPEPQAILTPTSKILGLDRRKMSKSYNNAIFLADSPEEIAAKVSTMVTDPNRARRKDPGNPEICNVFEFHKLYSPEEVVAEIDPACRKAEIGCVECKKRMAQYLIAGLEPIREKRKALEADPQRVTDIIWEGTQKARKEAAATMELVRSALGLNLQAG